A single genomic interval of Bradyrhizobium japonicum USDA 6 harbors:
- the upp gene encoding uracil phosphoribosyltransferase, translated as MSTSSVNVVAHPLVQHKLSLMREKDRSTKSFREILNEIGMLLGYEVTRDLPLELVEIETPISPMRAPKIAGKKLTLAPILRAGVGFLDGMLALMPSARIAHIGLYRDPETLQAVEYYFKAPQDLSDRTVILMDPMLATGNSACAGASLLKARGARDIRFVCLLAAPEGIAQFQSEHPDVPVWTAAIDERLNDHGYIVPGLGDAGDRMFGTK; from the coding sequence ATGAGCACAAGCAGCGTCAACGTCGTCGCCCACCCCCTGGTCCAGCACAAGCTCTCCCTGATGCGGGAGAAGGACCGCTCGACCAAGAGTTTTCGCGAGATCCTGAACGAGATCGGGATGCTGCTCGGCTACGAGGTGACGCGCGATCTGCCTTTGGAGCTGGTGGAGATCGAGACGCCGATCTCGCCGATGCGGGCGCCGAAGATCGCCGGCAAGAAGCTCACGCTCGCGCCGATCCTGCGCGCCGGCGTCGGCTTCCTCGACGGCATGCTGGCGCTGATGCCCTCGGCGCGCATCGCCCATATCGGCCTCTACCGCGACCCCGAGACATTGCAGGCGGTGGAATATTACTTCAAGGCGCCGCAGGACCTGTCCGACCGCACAGTGATCCTGATGGACCCGATGCTGGCGACCGGCAACTCGGCCTGCGCCGGTGCCTCCCTGCTCAAGGCGCGCGGGGCCCGCGACATCCGCTTCGTCTGCCTTCTGGCCGCGCCCGAAGGCATCGCGCAGTTCCAGAGCGAGCATCCCGACGTGCCGGTCTGGACCGCCGCGATCGACGAGCGGCTCAACGACCACGGCTACATCGTGCCGGGCCTGGGCGATGCCGGCGACCGGATGTTCGGCACCAAGTAG
- the dapA gene encoding 4-hydroxy-tetrahydrodipicolinate synthase, giving the protein MFIPPSAWFTGFIPDLPTPFDSADAIDLKAFAALCERQIAAGVPALVVCETAGEAPTLSPAEQALIIRTAVDVARGRVRIIAGAVSNSTGHAIELARRAEAAGADAVMSVVPAYNRPMQEGMLAHFRAIAGAIGLPVILHDAPSRTLRPLADETLLRLVESRQFVGLRDASGDITRPMRLSRHLPAGFRCLSGDDTTAFGFIADGGDGAISEIANVAPDLCRTIFSHVRQGRLQSARYLDRRLMPLIACLAKESPAALKCALGVLGLMSPATRLPIVPLDAAAQREVVRAFAAIADEELIDGVSA; this is encoded by the coding sequence ATGTTCATCCCGCCCTCCGCCTGGTTCACCGGGTTCATACCGGACCTGCCGACGCCGTTCGATTCGGCCGACGCGATCGACCTGAAGGCGTTCGCCGCGCTCTGCGAGCGTCAGATCGCAGCCGGCGTGCCTGCACTGGTGGTGTGCGAGACCGCCGGCGAGGCACCGACGCTCTCGCCGGCCGAGCAGGCGCTGATCATCCGCACCGCGGTCGATGTCGCGCGTGGCCGCGTGCGGATCATTGCCGGCGCCGTCTCCAATTCAACGGGCCACGCCATCGAACTCGCGCGGCGCGCGGAAGCCGCCGGCGCCGATGCCGTGATGTCCGTGGTGCCCGCCTACAACAGGCCGATGCAGGAAGGAATGCTCGCGCACTTCCGCGCCATTGCCGGCGCGATCGGCCTGCCCGTGATCCTGCACGACGCACCCTCCCGCACGCTGCGCCCGCTCGCCGACGAGACGCTTCTGCGTCTCGTCGAATCGCGCCAGTTCGTGGGCCTGCGCGATGCGAGCGGCGATATCACCCGTCCGATGCGCCTGTCCCGCCACCTGCCTGCCGGCTTTCGCTGTCTATCCGGCGACGACACCACCGCCTTCGGCTTCATCGCGGACGGCGGCGATGGCGCGATCTCGGAGATTGCCAACGTCGCGCCGGATCTCTGCCGCACGATTTTTTCACATGTCAGGCAGGGCCGGCTGCAATCCGCCCGCTACCTCGACAGGAGGCTGATGCCGCTCATCGCATGTCTCGCCAAGGAGAGCCCGGCCGCACTTAAATGTGCACTCGGCGTGCTTGGCCTGATGTCGCCTGCCACAAGACTTCCGATCGTTCCGCTGGACGCAGCCGCGCAGAGGGAAGTGGTACGCGCATTCGCCGCGATCGCCGACGAGGAGCTGATCGACGGTGTCAGTGCCTGA
- a CDS encoding K(+)-transporting ATPase subunit F, protein MIFDYALAGAVSFGLLFYLTYALLRPERF, encoded by the coding sequence ATGATTTTCGATTATGCGCTCGCCGGTGCCGTCTCGTTCGGCCTCCTGTTCTACCTCACCTACGCGCTGCTGCGGCCCGAGCGGTTCTGA
- the kdpA gene encoding potassium-transporting ATPase subunit KdpA yields the protein MTMIGWLQIILFCAIIVALTKPLGWYMTRVFNGERTFLSPVLRPIEAGIYWFSGVDERREQHWVTYTVSMLLFHVGGFLIIYGVMRLQAILPFNPAGQGAVAQDLSFNTAISFITNTNWQNYGGESTVSYLVQMLGLTHQNFLSAATGIALAVALIRGFSRASVRTIGNFWVDVTRTTLYVLLPICVVYALFLVSQGMPQTLGDYVEATTLEGAKQTIAVGPVASQVAIKMLGTNGGGFFNANAAHPFENPTALSNLVQMLSIFLIGAAMTNVFGRMVGNQRQGWAILAVMGVLFVAGVAVTYWAEANGTSMMHALGLTGGNMEGKEVRFGIVASSLFAVITTAASCGAVNAMHDSFTALGGMIPLINMQLGEIIVGGVGAGLYGMLLFVVLAIFVAGLMVGRTPEYVGKKIEAREVKMAMLAILVLPLMYLGWTAVGVVYPAAVASMANAGPHGFTEVLYAFTSATGNNGSAFAGLTGNTLFYNLTLASAMFVGRFFMIVPAMAIAGSLAAKKSIPPSAGTFPTTGGLFVGLVVGVILIIGGLTFFPALALGPIVEQLAMNAGNVF from the coding sequence ATGACTATGATCGGCTGGCTCCAGATCATTCTCTTTTGCGCCATCATCGTCGCGCTGACCAAGCCGCTCGGCTGGTACATGACGCGTGTGTTCAACGGCGAGCGGACGTTCTTGTCGCCGGTGCTGCGCCCGATTGAGGCCGGGATCTATTGGTTCTCCGGCGTCGACGAGAGGCGCGAGCAGCACTGGGTGACCTACACGGTCTCCATGCTGCTGTTCCATGTCGGCGGCTTCCTCATTATCTACGGCGTGATGCGATTGCAGGCGATTCTCCCCTTCAATCCGGCCGGGCAGGGTGCTGTCGCGCAAGATCTCTCGTTCAACACGGCGATCTCCTTCATCACCAACACCAACTGGCAGAACTACGGCGGCGAGAGCACGGTCTCCTATCTCGTGCAGATGCTCGGCCTGACGCACCAGAATTTCCTGTCGGCGGCGACCGGCATCGCGCTCGCGGTCGCCCTGATCCGCGGCTTCTCGCGTGCTTCGGTGCGCACGATCGGCAATTTCTGGGTCGACGTCACCCGCACGACACTTTATGTGCTGCTGCCGATCTGCGTCGTCTACGCGCTGTTCCTGGTGTCGCAGGGCATGCCGCAGACGCTCGGCGACTATGTCGAGGCCACGACGCTCGAAGGCGCGAAGCAGACCATTGCGGTCGGCCCGGTCGCCTCGCAGGTCGCGATCAAGATGCTCGGCACCAATGGCGGCGGCTTCTTCAACGCCAACGCGGCGCATCCCTTCGAGAACCCGACCGCGCTGTCGAACCTCGTGCAGATGCTCTCGATCTTCCTGATCGGCGCGGCCATGACCAATGTGTTCGGCCGCATGGTCGGCAACCAGCGCCAGGGCTGGGCGATCCTCGCCGTGATGGGCGTGCTGTTCGTCGCCGGCGTCGCGGTCACCTATTGGGCGGAAGCCAACGGCACTTCGATGATGCACGCGCTGGGCCTGACCGGCGGCAACATGGAGGGCAAGGAAGTCCGCTTCGGCATCGTGGCGTCTTCGCTGTTCGCCGTGATCACCACGGCCGCCTCCTGCGGCGCGGTCAACGCCATGCATGACAGCTTCACCGCGCTCGGCGGCATGATCCCGCTGATCAACATGCAGCTCGGCGAGATCATCGTCGGCGGCGTCGGCGCAGGCCTCTATGGCATGCTGCTGTTCGTCGTGCTCGCGATCTTCGTCGCCGGCCTGATGGTCGGCCGCACACCGGAGTATGTCGGCAAGAAGATCGAGGCGCGCGAGGTCAAGATGGCGATGCTCGCGATCCTGGTGCTGCCGCTGATGTATCTCGGCTGGACCGCGGTCGGCGTGGTCTATCCGGCGGCGGTCGCCTCCATGGCAAATGCCGGCCCGCATGGCTTCACCGAGGTGCTCTATGCCTTCACCTCGGCGACCGGCAACAACGGCTCGGCCTTCGCGGGCCTCACCGGCAACACGTTGTTCTACAACCTCACCCTCGCATCCGCGATGTTCGTCGGCCGCTTCTTCATGATCGTTCCGGCGATGGCGATTGCGGGCTCGCTGGCCGCCAAGAAGTCGATCCCGCCGTCGGCGGGCACGTTCCCGACCACCGGCGGCCTGTTCGTCGGCCTCGTCGTGGGCGTGATCCTGATCATCGGCGGCCTGACCTTCTTCCCGGCACTCGCGCTCGGCCCGATCGTCGAGCAACTCGCGATGAACGCCGGCAACGTCTTCTGA
- the kdpB gene encoding potassium-transporting ATPase subunit KdpB, translated as MDTMKLQKRAPMSAMLDPKIVLPAISASFTKLDPRLMIKNPVMFVVEVVAALTTVIFLRDLVTGGENLAFTFQIILWLWFTVLFANFAEAVAEGRGKAQAESLRKTRTESQAKLLTGAGQAFKLVPGTSLKVGDIVLVEAGDVIPSDGEVIEGVASVNEAAITGESAPVIRESGGDRSAVTGGTQVLSDWIRVRITAAQGSTFIDRMIKLVEGAERQKTPNEIALNILLAGLTIIFVFATVTIPSYAAYAGGSISVVVLVALFVTLIPTTIGALLSAIGIAGMDRLVRFNVLAMSGRAVEAAGDVDTLLLDKTGTITLGNRQATAFRPVRGVTEQELADAAQLASLADETPEGRSIVVLAKEKYSIRSRDMAELGATFIPFTAQTRMSGVDAGGSSVRKGAVDAMLNYVGGGAPLAVASGNAARALQPAALSDAGREIQAIADEISKAGGTPLAVAKDGKLLGVIQLKDIVKGGIRERFAELRRMGIRTIMITGDNPMTAAAIAAEAGVDDFLAQATPEDKLKLIRDEQAKGKLVAMCGDGTNDAPALAQADVGVAMNTGTQAAREAGNMVDLDSNPTKLIEVVEIGKQLLMTRGALTTFSIANDVAKYFAIIPAMFLAFYPQLNVLNVMSLSSPQSAILSAIIFNALVIIALIPLALKGVAYRAVGAGALLRRNLLIYGLGGILIPFIGIKAIDLVVTALHLA; from the coding sequence ATGGATACGATGAAACTGCAAAAACGTGCCCCGATGTCGGCAATGCTCGATCCCAAGATCGTTCTGCCCGCGATCAGCGCGTCCTTCACCAAGCTAGACCCGCGGCTGATGATCAAGAACCCCGTGATGTTCGTGGTCGAGGTCGTGGCCGCGCTCACCACGGTGATCTTCCTGCGCGATCTCGTCACCGGCGGGGAGAATCTCGCCTTCACCTTCCAGATCATCCTCTGGCTCTGGTTCACGGTGCTGTTCGCCAACTTCGCCGAAGCGGTGGCCGAAGGCCGCGGCAAGGCACAGGCCGAATCGTTGCGCAAGACCCGCACCGAGAGCCAGGCCAAGCTCCTGACCGGTGCCGGCCAGGCCTTCAAGCTCGTGCCCGGCACGAGCCTCAAGGTCGGCGACATCGTGCTGGTCGAGGCCGGTGACGTCATCCCCTCCGACGGCGAGGTGATCGAAGGCGTCGCTTCCGTCAACGAAGCAGCCATCACCGGCGAGTCCGCGCCCGTGATCCGCGAGTCCGGCGGCGATCGGTCGGCCGTGACCGGCGGCACGCAAGTGCTGTCCGACTGGATCCGGGTCCGCATCACGGCCGCGCAAGGCTCGACCTTCATCGACCGCATGATCAAGCTGGTCGAGGGCGCCGAGCGGCAGAAGACGCCGAACGAGATCGCGCTCAACATCCTGCTCGCCGGCCTCACCATCATCTTCGTGTTCGCCACCGTCACCATTCCGAGCTATGCGGCTTATGCCGGCGGCTCGATCTCGGTGGTCGTGCTGGTCGCGCTGTTCGTGACGTTGATCCCGACCACGATCGGCGCGCTGCTGTCGGCGATCGGTATCGCCGGCATGGACCGCCTGGTCCGCTTCAACGTGCTGGCGATGTCGGGCCGCGCGGTCGAGGCTGCCGGTGACGTCGACACGCTGCTGCTCGACAAGACCGGTACGATCACGCTCGGCAACCGTCAGGCCACCGCGTTCCGCCCGGTCCGCGGCGTCACCGAGCAGGAGCTCGCGGACGCAGCCCAGCTCGCCTCTCTCGCCGACGAGACGCCGGAAGGCCGCTCCATCGTCGTGCTGGCGAAGGAGAAGTATTCCATTCGCAGCCGGGACATGGCCGAGCTTGGCGCCACCTTCATTCCGTTCACGGCACAGACCCGCATGAGCGGCGTCGATGCCGGCGGCTCGTCGGTGCGCAAGGGCGCGGTCGATGCCATGCTAAACTATGTCGGTGGCGGCGCACCTCTGGCTGTCGCTTCGGGTAACGCGGCGCGCGCTCTCCAGCCTGCCGCGCTTTCGGACGCCGGTCGTGAGATCCAGGCCATCGCCGACGAGATCTCGAAAGCGGGTGGTACGCCGCTGGCTGTCGCCAAGGACGGCAAGCTGCTCGGCGTGATCCAGCTCAAGGATATCGTCAAGGGCGGCATCCGCGAGCGCTTCGCAGAACTGCGCCGCATGGGCATCCGCACCATCATGATCACGGGCGACAACCCGATGACGGCCGCTGCGATCGCGGCGGAGGCGGGCGTCGATGATTTCCTCGCGCAGGCAACGCCCGAGGACAAGCTCAAGCTGATCCGCGACGAGCAGGCCAAGGGCAAGCTGGTCGCCATGTGCGGCGACGGCACCAACGACGCGCCGGCGCTCGCGCAGGCCGACGTCGGTGTCGCCATGAACACCGGTACCCAGGCCGCCCGCGAGGCCGGCAACATGGTCGACCTCGATTCCAACCCGACCAAGCTGATCGAGGTGGTCGAGATCGGCAAGCAGCTGCTGATGACGCGCGGTGCGCTGACGACGTTCTCGATCGCCAACGACGTCGCAAAGTATTTTGCGATCATCCCGGCGATGTTCCTGGCGTTCTACCCGCAGCTCAACGTGCTCAACGTCATGAGCCTGTCGAGCCCGCAGAGCGCCATCCTGTCGGCGATCATCTTCAACGCGCTGGTCATCATCGCGCTGATCCCGCTGGCGCTGAAAGGCGTCGCCTACCGCGCGGTCGGTGCCGGCGCGTTGCTCCGTCGCAACCTGCTGATCTACGGCCTGGGTGGAATCCTCATTCCCTTCATCGGCATCAAGGCGATCGACCTCGTCGTCACCGCCTTGCATCTGGCTTGA
- a CDS encoding K(+)-transporting ATPase subunit C, with protein sequence MLREIRPAIVLLLVLTAITGLAYPLAMTAIAGAIFPSQAQGSLIERDGKVIGSALIGQEFKDDKYFHGRLSATLAPDPNDPTKTVSAPYNAANSGGSNLGPTSKALADRLKEDVDKLKAENPNAAVPVDLVTTSASGLDPDISPEAALFQVPRVAKARNLPDDQVKQLVASNTQGRLLGLIGEPRVNVLALNLALDRAAAK encoded by the coding sequence ATGCTCAGAGAAATCCGCCCCGCCATCGTCCTGCTGCTGGTGCTCACCGCCATCACCGGCCTGGCCTATCCGCTCGCAATGACCGCTATTGCCGGTGCGATCTTCCCCTCACAGGCGCAGGGCAGCCTGATCGAGCGGGACGGCAAGGTGATCGGCTCCGCCCTGATCGGACAGGAGTTCAAGGACGACAAATATTTCCACGGCCGCCTTTCGGCGACTTTGGCGCCGGACCCGAATGATCCGACCAAGACGGTCTCGGCGCCCTACAACGCGGCCAACTCGGGCGGCTCCAACCTTGGCCCCACCAGCAAGGCGCTGGCTGACCGGCTCAAGGAGGATGTGGACAAGTTGAAGGCTGAGAATCCGAACGCCGCCGTGCCGGTCGACCTGGTCACCACCTCGGCCAGCGGCCTCGACCCGGACATCTCGCCGGAAGCGGCGCTATTTCAGGTGCCGCGGGTGGCGAAGGCGCGGAATCTGCCGGACGATCAGGTCAAGCAGCTCGTGGCCTCCAACACCCAGGGCCGTTTGCTCGGCCTGATTGGCGAACCGCGGGTTAACGTTCTGGCACTGAACCTCGCGCTCGATCGCGCCGCCGCGAAGTAG
- a CDS encoding sensor histidine kinase — protein MVRERRDPEQRPSPEALLEAARREESASGKLKIFVGAAPGVGKTYEMLQSAHARRKAGIDVVVGFVETHGRAETEALVRGLEVVPRKRFDYRGQIVEEMDLDAVIVRRPRIALVDELAHTNAAGSRHPKRYLDVEELLSHGIDVYTAVNIQHIESLNDVVAQITHVRVRETVPDSVFDRADAIELIDLTPDDLIQRLREGKVYVPKQAERALEHYFSPGNLTALRELALRRTAERVDEQLLNHMQANAIAGPWAAGERILVCISEDPRAAGLVRYTKRLADRLHAQFTAISIETRRSLQLSDEERDRLADTLRLAESLGGEALTIPAVGRRIADDVINFAQGNNVTQIVIGKSTRSRWFELTRGSVVHDLVRSAGNISVHVIPGDELAAEPAPKTAVQTAARVEAFDARPYLKALGITALGLAAAVAIKPYFGIENVDLMFLTAVVAVAVRYGLWPSLLASVAASLAYNFFFLPPVYTFTITDPTNVAAFFFFMLIAFVVSNVAGRVRTQADTALGRIRTTEQLYAFSRKLTGAGTLDDVLWATAYQTALMLKVRVVLLLPEEGLLTVKSGYPPEDQIDQADLAAANWAWSNDRPAGRGSDTLPGAKRLFLPMRTGRGPIGVIGIDNDRTGPLLTPDQRRLLDALVDQGALAIERVLLVEDVDRVKRTVESERLRSALLTSISHDLKTPLASVLGAASTMRDLAGALSDTEKRDLLATVIDESERLNRFIANLLDMTKLESGAVVPNAALHDLGEIVGSALRRATKILTAHKVELVLAADLPMLQLDAVLFEQVLFNLLDNAAKYSLPDTTISIRSRREGNHVVLEIADQGGGIPPDELESVFDKFYRVQKGDHVRPGTGLGLAISRGFVEAMQGTISAANRSDRSGAILTIRLPVPERTHALDTAA, from the coding sequence ATGGTCCGAGAGCGCCGCGATCCCGAACAACGTCCGTCCCCTGAGGCGCTGCTTGAAGCCGCGCGCCGGGAAGAGAGCGCGAGCGGCAAGCTGAAGATCTTCGTCGGCGCCGCCCCCGGCGTCGGCAAGACCTACGAGATGCTGCAAAGCGCCCATGCCAGGCGCAAGGCGGGTATCGACGTGGTGGTCGGCTTTGTCGAGACCCATGGCCGCGCCGAGACCGAGGCGCTGGTGCGCGGGCTCGAGGTAGTGCCGCGCAAGAGGTTCGATTACCGCGGCCAGATCGTCGAGGAGATGGACCTCGATGCCGTGATCGTCCGCCGCCCTCGGATCGCGCTGGTTGACGAGCTCGCTCATACCAATGCCGCCGGTAGCCGCCATCCCAAGCGCTATCTCGACGTCGAGGAGCTGCTGTCCCACGGCATCGACGTCTACACCGCCGTCAACATCCAGCATATCGAGAGCCTGAACGACGTCGTCGCCCAGATCACCCATGTGCGGGTGCGCGAGACCGTGCCGGACTCGGTCTTCGACCGCGCCGATGCGATCGAGTTGATCGACCTCACGCCCGACGATCTGATCCAGCGGCTGCGGGAGGGGAAGGTCTATGTGCCCAAGCAGGCCGAGCGGGCGCTGGAGCACTATTTCTCGCCCGGCAATCTGACCGCGCTGCGCGAGCTGGCGCTGCGGCGTACGGCCGAGCGGGTCGACGAGCAGCTTCTCAATCACATGCAGGCGAATGCCATCGCCGGCCCCTGGGCCGCGGGCGAGCGGATCCTCGTCTGCATCAGCGAGGATCCGCGCGCGGCCGGGCTCGTCCGCTACACCAAGCGGCTGGCCGACCGGCTGCATGCGCAATTCACCGCGATCTCGATCGAGACCCGGCGGTCGCTCCAGCTTTCGGACGAGGAACGCGACCGTCTCGCCGATACGCTGCGGCTTGCCGAATCGCTGGGCGGTGAAGCGCTGACCATTCCCGCTGTGGGCCGCCGCATCGCCGACGACGTCATCAACTTCGCGCAAGGGAACAACGTCACCCAGATCGTGATCGGGAAATCGACGCGCTCGCGGTGGTTCGAACTGACGCGCGGCTCCGTCGTGCACGATCTCGTGCGCAGTGCCGGAAATATCAGCGTTCACGTCATTCCCGGCGATGAGCTCGCCGCCGAGCCGGCGCCTAAGACTGCGGTTCAGACGGCGGCACGCGTAGAGGCGTTTGATGCGCGTCCCTATCTGAAGGCGCTCGGGATCACCGCGCTCGGCCTTGCCGCAGCGGTGGCCATCAAGCCGTATTTCGGCATCGAAAACGTCGACCTGATGTTCCTGACCGCGGTCGTTGCCGTGGCTGTTCGCTACGGGTTGTGGCCGTCGCTTCTTGCGAGCGTCGCGGCGTCGCTGGCGTACAACTTCTTCTTCCTGCCGCCGGTCTACACTTTCACGATTACCGACCCGACCAATGTCGCGGCGTTCTTCTTTTTCATGTTGATCGCGTTCGTGGTGTCGAACGTCGCCGGGCGGGTGCGCACGCAGGCGGACACCGCGCTCGGCCGCATCCGCACGACCGAGCAGCTCTATGCGTTCAGCCGCAAGCTCACCGGCGCCGGGACGCTCGACGACGTGCTCTGGGCAACAGCCTATCAAACTGCGCTGATGCTGAAGGTTCGCGTGGTCCTGCTGCTGCCGGAGGAAGGGCTGCTCACGGTGAAGTCCGGCTATCCGCCCGAGGACCAGATCGACCAGGCCGATCTCGCCGCCGCCAATTGGGCCTGGAGCAACGATCGTCCCGCCGGCCGCGGTTCGGACACGCTGCCCGGCGCCAAGCGGCTGTTCCTGCCGATGCGCACCGGGCGTGGTCCGATCGGCGTCATCGGTATCGACAATGATCGCACCGGTCCGCTGCTGACCCCCGACCAGCGCCGGCTGCTCGATGCACTCGTCGACCAGGGCGCGCTGGCAATCGAGCGCGTGCTGCTGGTCGAGGACGTGGATCGCGTCAAGCGGACCGTCGAATCCGAGCGGTTGCGCTCTGCGCTGCTGACCTCGATCTCGCACGATCTCAAGACGCCGCTCGCCTCCGTGCTTGGCGCGGCCTCGACCATGCGCGATCTCGCCGGTGCCTTGTCCGACACCGAGAAGCGCGATCTGCTCGCCACCGTGATCGACGAGTCCGAGCGGCTCAACCGCTTCATCGCCAATTTGCTCGACATGACAAAGCTCGAATCCGGCGCCGTCGTGCCCAACGCGGCACTGCATGATCTCGGCGAGATCGTCGGCAGCGCGCTGCGCCGTGCGACCAAGATATTGACGGCGCACAAGGTGGAACTGGTGCTGGCCGCCGATCTGCCGATGCTTCAGCTCGATGCCGTGCTGTTCGAGCAAGTGTTGTTCAATCTGCTCGACAATGCCGCGAAGTATTCGCTGCCGGATACAACGATCTCGATCCGCAGTCGGCGCGAGGGGAATCATGTCGTGCTGGAGATCGCCGACCAGGGTGGCGGCATTCCGCCTGACGAGCTCGAGAGCGTGTTCGACAAGTTCTATCGCGTGCAGAAGGGCGACCATGTCCGTCCTGGTACCGGGCTGGGGCTCGCCATCTCCCGCGGCTTCGTCGAGGCGATGCAGGGCACGATCTCGGCCGCCAACCGCAGCGACCGCAGCGGCGCGATCCTCACCATTCGTCTGCCCGTTCCGGAACGGACCCACGCATTGGATACCGCAGCATGA
- a CDS encoding response regulator — translation MSAAPIKVLVIDDEPPIRKLLRMGLSTQGYEILEASNGKTALEKLAEEPALIILDLGLPDIQGHELLRTIRGRNEGVPIVVLSSRGDEAGKVQALDLGADDYLTKPFGMDELLARLRAALRHQLQVQGERPIFRTGDLSVDLVRRIVKVGERDVKLSPKEYDLLRVLVQHAGKVLTHRFLLKELWDELTDAQYLRVYVRQLRQKIEADPERPQYVLTETGIGYRLKAGD, via the coding sequence ATGAGCGCCGCCCCGATCAAGGTTCTGGTCATCGACGACGAGCCGCCGATCCGAAAATTGCTGCGGATGGGGCTCTCGACGCAAGGCTACGAGATACTGGAAGCGTCGAACGGAAAGACCGCGCTCGAGAAGCTCGCGGAAGAACCCGCGCTGATCATTCTCGATCTCGGCCTGCCGGACATCCAGGGCCACGAATTGCTGCGCACCATCCGCGGCCGCAACGAGGGCGTGCCGATCGTGGTGCTGTCGAGCCGCGGCGACGAGGCCGGCAAGGTGCAGGCGCTCGATCTCGGCGCCGACGATTATCTGACGAAGCCGTTCGGCATGGACGAGCTGCTGGCACGCTTGCGCGCCGCGCTGCGCCACCAGCTTCAGGTGCAGGGCGAACGCCCGATATTCCGCACCGGCGATCTCTCCGTCGATCTGGTGCGCCGGATCGTCAAGGTCGGCGAGCGCGACGTCAAGCTGTCGCCGAAGGAATATGATCTCCTGCGCGTGCTGGTGCAGCACGCCGGCAAGGTGCTGACTCATCGCTTCCTGCTCAAGGAGCTCTGGGACGAACTGACGGACGCGCAATATCTGCGCGTCTACGTCCGTCAGCTCCGCCAGAAGATCGAAGCCGATCCGGAACGTCCGCAATATGTGCTGACGGAGACCGGGATCGGGTACCGGCTGAAGGCGGGGGATTGA
- the ku gene encoding non-homologous end joining protein Ku, whose translation MAPRAYWKGTLKLSLVSCPVALYPATTAAEKTRFHMINRETGNRLKQQMVDFETGDVVESDQKGRGYELRKGKYVEIEPEELEAVQIVSNHTIDIESFVPSDEIDQRYLNHPYYIAPDGKAAVDAFAVIRDAMKDQDRVALAKIVLTNREHIIAIEPLGKGLLGTTLRFPYELRDEDQFFDDIKSPRITKDMVELAGHILHTKAAHFDPSKFKDEYETALKTLVKRKASGKTIELPEREERPSNVVSLMDALKQSLKGRGGKKTAAKSHARRAAGRQRSAKKTHRSTARQRKAG comes from the coding sequence ATGGCCCCGCGCGCCTATTGGAAGGGAACGTTAAAGCTCTCGCTGGTCAGTTGCCCGGTCGCGCTTTATCCGGCGACCACCGCCGCCGAGAAGACGCGGTTTCACATGATCAACCGCGAGACCGGAAACCGGCTCAAGCAGCAGATGGTGGACTTCGAGACCGGCGACGTGGTCGAGAGCGACCAGAAGGGACGCGGCTACGAGCTGCGCAAGGGCAAATATGTCGAGATCGAGCCGGAGGAGCTCGAGGCGGTCCAGATCGTAAGCAACCACACCATCGACATCGAGAGTTTCGTGCCGAGCGACGAGATCGACCAGCGCTATCTCAATCATCCCTATTATATCGCGCCCGACGGCAAGGCTGCGGTCGATGCTTTTGCCGTGATCCGGGACGCCATGAAAGACCAGGACCGCGTGGCCCTCGCCAAGATCGTGCTCACCAACCGCGAGCACATCATCGCGATCGAACCGCTCGGCAAGGGCCTGCTCGGCACCACGTTGCGCTTCCCCTATGAGCTGCGCGACGAGGATCAGTTCTTCGACGACATCAAGAGCCCCAGGATCACCAAGGACATGGTCGAGCTCGCCGGCCACATCCTGCATACCAAGGCCGCCCATTTCGACCCGAGCAAGTTCAAGGACGAGTACGAGACCGCGCTGAAGACGCTGGTGAAGCGCAAGGCCAGCGGCAAGACAATCGAGCTGCCGGAACGCGAGGAGCGGCCGAGCAACGTCGTCAGCCTGATGGACGCGCTGAAGCAGAGCCTGAAGGGACGCGGCGGGAAGAAGACGGCGGCGAAGTCCCATGCGCGTCGCGCCGCCGGGCGCCAGCGCAGCGCGAAGAAGACGCACCGGTCGACGGCGCGGCAGAGGAAGGCGGGGTAA